CAGGTCGTCCGGGGTCGGCGCGCCGCTCCTCGGGTGCACCCGCTGGCCGGGGGAGACGTTGTTGAGCAGCCCGAACTCCGGGTGGTTGAGCATCTCCCACTCCTGACGCTCGCGCAACGCCTCAGTGGTTAGCCGGAGTTGGGCCTGCACCTGGTCGATCGAGGAGTTGTAGATGTCCGAGACCCGGGTGTGCACCCTGAGCACCGTCTGCGCGATGCTCAGCTCGTACTCGCGCGGGGTGTCCTCGTAGTCGACGAAGGTCTGCGGCAGCTCCGGCTCGCCCGCGTGCCCGGCGGCCAGCCCGATCGGGCTCTCGCCGTCCGGCCGGGCCCGGCCCGGCTCGACGTAGCTGCGCAGCGCCGCCTGCAACGCGGGCTCCCGGGCGGCCAGTTCGGTCAGCAGTCGGCGCTCCAGCGAGAGCACGGTGCACGGCGTCGCGGCCCGTACCTGGTACGGCATCGGCTCCCCGCGCACCCAGGCGGCCGGGTCGAACACGTCGCCGTCACCCAGCATGTCCAGCACCGCTTCGTCGCCGTACTGCCCGACCGTCCGCTTCTCGGCCCGGCCGGACGCGAGGATCTGCAGCCGCTCGGCCGGTGCGCCCGCCTCCGCGACGACCGCCCCGGCCGGCACCTCCCGCTGCTCGAACCCGTCGGCCAGCGCGGCCAGCAGCGCGATGTCCAGCCCGCGCAGGAACGGCAGTTCGCACAGGTCCTCGGCGATCACCCGGACCACCCCGGCCTCGCCGTACGTGCTGATCAGCCCGTCCCCGAGGATGAACCCGCGCCGCCGGTTCACCCGGTAGACGCCGGCCTCCAGCTCCACCCACGGCAGCGCCCGGAGCAGGTAGCGCGGGGAGATGCCGAGCATCTGCGGCGCGGTCTTGGTGGTGGTGGCGAGCATCCTCGCCGTGGTCGTACTGAGGCTGTGCTGCGCGGTCTCGGGCATCGCGAAAATCCTCTGTCGGGGGACCTGAGCGGCTGTCAGGTCGGCGTCGGCAGATGCTTGATCATCAATCTGCGAGAGGAATTGTTGCGGGAGTGTGACCGCAGTTCGTAGCCGTTCTATTCGGTGCGGAAAGGATTCTTTCAACGGTGAGGGGCGGATCCTGGTAGCAAGATCCGTCCCTCGGGTGACCGGCTGCCGGCCGGTGTACGAACCGTCAGGTCGAGGTGCCGGTCACCTCGGGTCCGGCGGCGGCCGGCATCAGCAGCACCACGCAGGCCGCGAGCATCCAGAGCGCGAAGATCAGCGGGGTGAGCCAGGCGCCGAACGGACCGGCCAGGCACAGGATCGCCAGCACGAACGCGAACCAGCCGAGCCAGCCCGGCAGAGCGTGGCCGGTCTGCACCGCGCGCCAAAGGGCGAACAGCAGCACCGAGACGCCCACCATCGCCGCGATCGTGCTCGCGTAGGACATGTCCAGCAGCAGGATGGCGATGACCACCGTTCGCGGCTCGACCGGGAAGCCGTCCGCGTAGTTGGCACTGATCCCGAAGAGGTTGCCGATGGTGCCGGCCAGCATGATGAACACCATGAAGACCGTGC
This genomic interval from Kitasatospora gansuensis contains the following:
- a CDS encoding family 2B encapsulin nanocompartment shell protein, whose product is MPETAQHSLSTTTARMLATTTKTAPQMLGISPRYLLRALPWVELEAGVYRVNRRRGFILGDGLISTYGEAGVVRVIAEDLCELPFLRGLDIALLAALADGFEQREVPAGAVVAEAGAPAERLQILASGRAEKRTVGQYGDEAVLDMLGDGDVFDPAAWVRGEPMPYQVRAATPCTVLSLERRLLTELAAREPALQAALRSYVEPGRARPDGESPIGLAAGHAGEPELPQTFVDYEDTPREYELSIAQTVLRVHTRVSDIYNSSIDQVQAQLRLTTEALRERQEWEMLNHPEFGLLNNVSPGQRVHPRSGAPTPDDLDELLTRVWKQPAFFLAHPKAIAAFGRECTRRGVPPVVMELFGSPFMSWRGVPLLPSDKLDLKGSGQSAPGTTNILLMRVGEAEQGVVGLRPSKVPDEVEPGLSVRPMGVDLKAITSYLVTSYFSAAALVEDAVAVLQNVEVSKFHDYS